The Lactobacillus acidophilus DNA segment GTATTCTTTGTAATTGTAATAGGAATTGCGATTATTGAATGGATCGTCAGTTGGCGTAATTATTATGTAATTAAAAATGGCGATCGGAATGCAATGGGATACTAATTTGTGGAAACAACCAAGTTAAATACTTGGTTGTTTTTTATATATTTGAAAGAAAAATTTAGTAATTAAACATCTGATTTAGTCAAAATATGTGCTAAATTAGTATTTTTTGTTTTAATAGCCGAAATTTAATTATTATTTAAGTATAAATTAATTAAAGAGGTGAAAAATATGCAGGAATGGAAGAAGACTACCTTAAGTGACAATGAGTTGATTGACGTAATTGGTGGTTCAGCAAAAAGCTATATTCGTAGATTAGGACCTGATGGTGGTTATGGCGGTCGAGAGAGTAAATTAATCGCTATGGCAGACATGATTAGACGACGTATTTAATTAAGGTCAAAAATGGCTAGTAGTAAGAGATGAACCTGAAATGTCGAGCCCTGGAGTTAAATATCAAAATTCATACAAAATTTATAAATAAATCAATTAGTAGGTGATGAAAATGAAGCTTAGACAAGAACAATTGAATAGAAAAGAATTAAGTCAGGTTATTGGTGGCCGAAGAGATATGATCTTGGTAGCGCTTCCTCATGCTGTAGGTCCAGATGGTATGCCAGGTAGCGGTAGAGGTGGTGGTGCTCAAATGAGAGCCATTGGCAGTATTCCTCCATGGCGTCCAAATTGGTGGAAGTAGAATTAAGCAAGATGCCAGATCGGTACGAAAGTATGACCGAATTGGTATCTTTTTTTATTCGTTTAAAAGTGCATGATATATTAAGAGTGTAAATAAGTTGAGTATAAAAATCATGAAAGGATGAAATATCATGAAGAAGAAAGTTGTTAAGAAGACTGTTTTGAAGGAAAAAGAATTAACTAAGGTTGTTGGCGGGAAAAAAGCACCAATTTCTGGTTATGTAGGTAGAGGACTATGGGAAAACCTAAGTAATATATTTAAACATCACAAGTAATCTAATATGGTCTTATACCTATCTATAGTTCAATTTTTATTGTCGAGTGCCATAGATTTATGGATGTTTCTTAAAATAACTCGTATAAAATTGAATATAAATTTAAAACTGGGACTAACATTAGTAGTTATTACTATAGGATCGATAATAAGCATAATATTAGATGAATATGGTGGCTTACTTTTAGCAAATATATCTGAGATAATAGGTTTTTATGTAATATATAAAAAGAAAAATAACAAAATACTTGTAGCAGGTGCAATAGTTTTTGTATGTACTTTAGATCTATTTATTAATATAATTCTAGCTTTTGCGGCAGTTTTTATTAAAGTAGAAGGTTATATGAGTATAATCCTTTTATTTGTTGAAGCCTGGATTGTAAAAAAATATAATAAAAATATTTATAGTACTTTAGTAGGACAAAATAAAAAATCATTTTTGTACATATTATGTTATATTTTCTTGTCAAGTGAAATAGTATTGTTGATTATTTTATTAACTAAATCATATAATGCTTTTTATACTGTAGCAATGGTGTTGTTTGCTTTGCAAATTATATTTTCAACCGTTGCATATCATGAAATTGTTAGTATCCAGCAAGAACTTTTAAATAAACAAAAGCAAAAAGAGATCCTTGATAATCAACATCAGCTCGAAGAATATGCCTCTTATCTTGAAAAAAGTGAAGATGATCTCCGTGCCTTCAGACATGATTACAAAAATATTCTTAATTCTTTAAAGGTAAGTGCTCAAGAGGGCAACGTTAAAGAAGTAATTCAGAAACTAGATAAATACACTGAAACTAACTTAAATTCTAAGGCTCTACTCAAATATAAAGACGTAAATCACATTTACGTTAAATCAATTAAGAGTATTATTATTTCCAAGTTAACAGAATTATACAATTTGAATATTCCATATAACTTCGAATGTCGAAGCAATATTCATAATTTACCAGATCATGTAAATGAGCTTGATCTAGTACGTATTATTGGTATTACCTTTGATAATGCAATTGAAGAAAGCAAAGCCTTGGTTGCTGAGAAACATGATATTAGAAGCGCTGAAGTTCAAATAATGGTCTACTCTGATGGTCCTGATGAGTTTGAGTTCGAAATCAGAAATAAAATTCAAAATAAAAAGATCTCAACTAGTCAGATTCAACAACGTGGCTTTACTACTAAGAAAGATCATAAGGGACTCGGATTAGCTAATATTAAAGAAATTGAGGGTAAATATCCTGATATGTCTATTTCTTATACAATTCAAGATGGCTGGTTTGACTTCTATATGACAATTGATACGGAAGATGGTGAAGATGATGAGTAAATTTCCAATTATTGTGTGCGACGACGATAAAGACTTGGCTAATCAATTGGCTAAGAATATTAATGCATCTATTCAAGATTTAACTGATGACAATGAAAGTTATACCGAATTGGATGAATCTGTTACATTTGTTGCTAATGATTTTGCTCAAGCAGTAGGATATGTCGTTGCAAATGATATTAAAAACTGTATTTACTTCTTAGATATTGAATTAAGCCGTGAGTCTAAAGCTAAGAATGGCGTAGATCTAGCTGA contains these protein-coding regions:
- a CDS encoding GHKL domain-containing protein, with amino-acid sequence MVLYLSIVQFLLSSAIDLWMFLKITRIKLNINLKLGLTLVVITIGSIISIILDEYGGLLLANISEIIGFYVIYKKKNNKILVAGAIVFVCTLDLFINIILAFAAVFIKVEGYMSIILLFVEAWIVKKYNKNIYSTLVGQNKKSFLYILCYIFLSSEIVLLIILLTKSYNAFYTVAMVLFALQIIFSTVAYHEIVSIQQELLNKQKQKEILDNQHQLEEYASYLEKSEDDLRAFRHDYKNILNSLKVSAQEGNVKEVIQKLDKYTETNLNSKALLKYKDVNHIYVKSIKSIIISKLTELYNLNIPYNFECRSNIHNLPDHVNELDLVRIIGITFDNAIEESKALVAEKHDIRSAEVQIMVYSDGPDEFEFEIRNKIQNKKISTSQIQQRGFTTKKDHKGLGLANIKEIEGKYPDMSISYTIQDGWFDFYMTIDTEDGEDDE
- a CDS encoding bacteriocin-like peptide, LSEI_2386 family; amino-acid sequence: MKKKVVKKTVLKEKELTKVVGGKKAPISGYVGRGLWENLSNIFKHHK